CCGTCTGTGGGGAGCCATTTAACAATGTCTTGCGCCAACGGGTTTGGAACGGCGCGCTCTTCTACAATGAGGCGGAGTTGTGTTTTCCCATAAAGACGAATCAGAGATTGGTTCCGCTTTGTCTCTGAAGTTTCGCTCGTCGCTGACTCACTCTTTGGGCGCGTAGGCTGCAAATACTTCAGCGCCAGTCATGGTCTGAGTGGCATTGCTGAAGCTGTAGTAAAAAGGCTTTTCATCAATAAAGATTTGATGATCAAACACGAGGTCGGCTTGACCGTCAAATAACCCCGCAGGCATCACGTATTTGTTGCTGTCTTTGAGGCGGTAAAAAAGATGCGTACCGCAGTTGCTGCAGAAGCCGCGTTCTGCCCAGTCGGATGATTCGTAGGTGTTGACCGGGCCTTCAAACTCGATCTGAGATCCGCATTCGAGCCCCAGAAAAGGTGCGCCGCCCCAAGTTCGGCACATCGTACAATGACAGGCACCTATGTGCTTCGACACAGTGTCGGCGGTAAAACGTACCGACTGACATAGACATTGTCCACTTGCGCTGAATCGCTCTGCCATATTCGCTCTCCTTATGAAATTGTTAACTCATCAGATACGCCTTAGTTATAGCATAGTTCCGCCGACACAGCGTTTGGTGATTATAATTGTACGCCTAAAATGATGATGAAAAACCAGCAAAAAACCAGTATTCAGCGAGAAATGGCGGCGTTGGAAGCCGGGTTATGCCGACGTGTGCCCGGTGCTCGATTAACAGTGACGCCGCTACCCGCAGTGTCAGAAATACAGCTCGCACTGCTCGGTGCCGATTATCCGCAGCACTTGTTGTCAGCAGATCAAGTCCAAGACCTTATGGAATCACCACCGTATTGGGCGTTTTGTTGGGCCAGTGGGCAGGTGCTGGCGCGCTATATTTTGGACAACCCAGTGATGGTTCGCGGGAAAATGGTGATTGATTTTGGTTGTGGGTCAGGGATCGCGGGTTTGGCCGCTCGGCGAGCGGGAGCAAGCCAAGTTTTCGGTGTGGATTTAGATGCAACCGCTCTGCGTGTGACTCAACTGAACGCGGCAATTAATGATTTGGAGATCGAATGCGAGACCGCGATTGAGCATTGTGGCGTTAATCTTGCAGAGTGTGTGCTGTTGGTCGCTGATGTGTTTTATGATCGAGACAATCTACCGCTACTGAGTCACTTTTTACAGACTTTCTGCCTAGTGGTGGTTGCCGATTCGCGTGTTACCCAGCAAGCGTTGTCG
The sequence above is a segment of the Arenicella chitinivorans genome. Coding sequences within it:
- a CDS encoding GFA family protein; its protein translation is MAERFSASGQCLCQSVRFTADTVSKHIGACHCTMCRTWGGAPFLGLECGSQIEFEGPVNTYESSDWAERGFCSNCGTHLFYRLKDSNKYVMPAGLFDGQADLVFDHQIFIDEKPFYYSFSNATQTMTGAEVFAAYAPKE
- a CDS encoding class I SAM-dependent methyltransferase; its protein translation is MKNQQKTSIQREMAALEAGLCRRVPGARLTVTPLPAVSEIQLALLGADYPQHLLSADQVQDLMESPPYWAFCWASGQVLARYILDNPVMVRGKMVIDFGCGSGIAGLAARRAGASQVFGVDLDATALRVTQLNAAINDLEIECETAIEHCGVNLAECVLLVADVFYDRDNLPLLSHFLQTFCLVVVADSRVTQQALSGVTHVGRYESHTVPDLDESKSFNSVGIYLSNIG